The sequence below is a genomic window from Salicibibacter cibarius.
TGGGCGAAGGAATTTCATGCCACATCAAAATAAATATATGTTTGAAACCGAAAAAAGGAGGAATGCCCCTTGATCTCATTTTCGCCTACCGAAGATGAAACAGCATTCGTTGATGTTGCCGAAGGGTTTGCGAAGGACGTTATTCGTCCCAAGGCAAGGGAGTGTGAACAAAATCGAGCAGTTGATGACGCGATTATTTCGAAAGCGGAGGAGATTGGCGTAGCCTCCCTTGAATTTCCCGAAAGTTGGGATGGCCTTGAATTGCCTTTAATTTCACAGGTGCAAATGCTTCAAACCCTCAGTTACGGGGATTTGGATATTGTGCAAGGTTTGCCGGGCGCCGGCGATGCAGCCTCTATCATTCGCCTTGCGTCACAAAACCCGGCGCTTGGCACTTATAAGGAAGCAGGGCGGGGAGGGTCTTGGCCGAATGTTGCGTTCATCGATGCCTTTGATCCCGAAGAGCCATGGGCCGAACAGCTACAAATCAGCAGAAATGGTGATGGTTATACATTGAACGGTGTCTCACGGCCTGTACGTTTGGGCGCAGGCGCCGAATATGTGGCTGTGGCTGCCGTTGATACAGACGATGAACCGGTGGTGTTGTGGCTCCATAATGTTCCGGGAAGCGAACATTGGATGGCAGTAGAAGGCGACTATCGACTCGGACTGCTGAGCACGGGGCTTGCCAGGCTTCAATTTAATCATGCCGAGGTCCACGCAAATGAAGTGCTCGCCAAAGGCGATGAAGCCCGAACCTTGATTGACGGAGCACAAACACGCATCCGGATACTGCAGGCGGCAAAAGCCGTTGGCTTAATGGAAGCCGCG
It includes:
- a CDS encoding acyl-CoA dehydrogenase family protein — protein: MISFSPTEDETAFVDVAEGFAKDVIRPKARECEQNRAVDDAIISKAEEIGVASLEFPESWDGLELPLISQVQMLQTLSYGDLDIVQGLPGAGDAASIIRLASQNPALGTYKEAGRGGSWPNVAFIDAFDPEEPWAEQLQISRNGDGYTLNGVSRPVRLGAGAEYVAVAAVDTDDEPVVLWLHNVPGSEHWMAVEGDYRLGLLSTGLARLQFNHAEVHANEVLAKGDEARTLIDGAQTRIRILQAAKAVGLMEAALEYATEYTAERKAFGKAIAQFQGVSFKIAKMAIETRVANHLVWEAATKVDADKDDALEGSLRALYRTHRSSLFVTDAAVQLLGGHGFVDEFPVEKWSRDAQAQAGLYGREQDLLTRRGERIVNGATGAKKGVLQ